A portion of the Camelus bactrianus isolate YW-2024 breed Bactrian camel chromosome 25, ASM4877302v1, whole genome shotgun sequence genome contains these proteins:
- the KIFC2 gene encoding kinesin-like protein KIFC2 isoform X5 codes for MYAFYSLLIYIFYSLFRRDGGAAAAAVPGNPSQSTRCKPGDRRRSDQTTGELWTELTGLVGCPESEDGPGGGAEGGPAEVSLEEALVRVAEFLSVQLGAEESFGNPPDLSKPGDVPPLLTVTGQLLALLAWIRSPRGRQAVPQGTQASSGVQSPIPAGTPSQDESPSLSPRGEAQGQQPPQLEENQRASQRLEQLILGQLEELKQQLELQEKELGQLRLGVGATDSEKRVQYLTLENKALKQSLSLTRDLLLHCGPGPLSRAPQEEAEALAELQGRLQEAQDTTEALRVQLGAQEMQLQGLRGALQQLQQETEQNCRRELQQMHGQLAGLRARMASLRQGCGDLRGLVSTFTQSCQGSLSEARGQVSWALGALSAGGAGTKFQEAKQGPLAGCPGRLLELKGNIRVLCRLRPGTPSSLVSLEPGPGGTVTTCYRGHQRRFRLDWVFPPHASQEEVFRELESAVLSCLGGYSVCIFTYGQTGTGKTYSMEGPPEDPGIAPRALQSLFREMGTGGQHHVTLSMVEIYNEAVRDLLAPGPPQRLAVRQGPAGQGGIQVAGLTHWEVPNLESLHQMLSLGRGNRATAATVMNQHSSRSHALVTLTLRTASPLRGPATSGTLHLVDLAGSERAWKAGTAGTSWEDRDGAQRLREARTINRSLLALGGVMTALRARRPHVPFRDSQLTRLLQPALGPGATAVLLLQISTRPEDLGETVCSLKFAERVGQVELGPARPRRAPRSGTLSSLSTDTPLTGTPCTPTPSPGSPPSPGLDSGSSSALSPPEELPS; via the exons ATGTACGCCTTCTACTCGCTGCTGATCTACATTTTCTACAGCCTCTTTCGCAGGGATGGCGGGGCCGCGGCGGCCGCGGTCCCTGGGAACCCCTCCCAG AGTACCCGCTGCAAGCCTGGGGACCGCCGCCGTTCTGACCAGACCACAGGAGAACTGTGGACCGAGCTGACCGGCCTGGTCG GCTGCCCGGAGTCTGAGGATGGGCCGGGAGGGGGAGCTGAGGGCGGTCCAGCCGAGGTCTCCCTGGAAGAGGCTCTGGTGCGTGTTGCTGAGTTCCTCTCAGTCCAGCTGGGGGCAGAGGAGAGCTTTGGGAATCCTCCCGACCTGAGCAAG cCTGGTGATGTCCCCCCATTGTTGACGGTGACTGGTCAGCTCTTGGCCCTCCTGGCATGGATTCGGAGCCCCAGGGGGAGGCAGGCCGTGCCCCAGGGGACTCAGGCATCCTCAGGGGTGCAGTCCCCCATTCCTGCTG GAACCCCATCCCAAGACGAAAGCCCTTCCCTTTCACCAAGGGGTGAAGCCCAGGGGCAGCAGCCTCCCCAGTTGGAGGAGAACCAGAGAGCTTCGCAGCGGCTGGAACAGCTCATCCTTGGACAG CTGGAAGAACTGAAGCAGCAGCTGGAACTGCAGGAGAAGGAGCTGGGCCAACTGCGCCTGGGAGTG GGGGCGACAGACTCGGAGAAAAGGGTTCAGTATCTAACTCTGGAGAACAAGGCCCTGAAACAGAGCCTGAGCCTTACTCGGGACCTCCTGCTGCACTGCGGCCCTGGCCCCCTCAGCAGGGCCCCACAG GAGGAGGCAGAAGCACTGGCGGAGCTCCAGGGCCGACTGCAGGAGGCCCAGGACACCACGGAAGCCCTCCGAGTCCAG CTGGGGGCACAGGAGATGCAGCTGCAGGGCCTTCGGGGGGCCCTCCAGCAGCTCCAGCAGGAGACTGAGCAGAACTGCAGAAGGGAGCTGCAGCAGATGCATGGGCAGCTAGCAG GACTTCGTGCACGCATGGCCAGCTTGCGTCAGGGCTGTGGGGACCTCCGAGGCCTGGTCAGCACCTTTACCCAGAGCTGTCAGGGTTCGCTGAGTGAAGCCCGGGGTCAG GTATCCTGGGCCCTGGGGGCACTGTcagctggaggggctgggacCAAGTTCCAGGAGGCAAAGCAGGGGCCCCTAGCTGGATGCCCAGGGCGGCTGTTGGAGCTCAAAG GAAACATCCGTGTGCTGTGTCGGCTGAGGCCAGGGACACCCTCCAGCCTGGTGAGCTTGGAGCCTGGCCCAGGTGGCACTGTCACCACCTGCTATCGAGGGCACCAGCGTCGCTTCCGCCTAGACTGGGTCTTCCCTCCACATGCCAGCCAGGAGGAG GTCTTCAGAGAACTGGAGTCAGCTGTGCTGTCCTGCCTTGGAGGCTACAGTGTCTGCATTTTCACCTATGGTCAGACGGGGACAGGGAAGACCTACAGCATGGAG GGTCCACCTGAGGACCCTGGCATAGCTCCTAGGGCACTGCAGTCACTGTTCCGGGAGATGGGGACAGGGGGACAGCACCACGTGACACTCAGCATGGTGGAGATCTACAACGAAGCTGTCAG GGACCTCCTagccccagggcctccccagCGCCTGGCCGTGAGGCAAGGCCCAGCAGGCCAGGGGGGAATCCAGGTGGCTGGCCTCACCCACTGGGAAGTGCCCAACCTGGAGTCGTTGCATCAG ATGCTGAGCCTGGGAAGGGGCAACCGGGCCACCGCCGCCACCGTCATGAACCAGCACAGCTCTCGTTCGCATGCCCTGGTCACGCTGACTCTGCGCACGGCGTCCCCACTGCGCGGTCCTGCCACCTCAG GCACGTTGCACCTGGTGGACCTGGCCGGATCCGAGCGTGCCTGGAAGGCGGGGACAGCCGGCACCTCGTGGGAAGACCGGGACGGCGCCCAACGTCTGCGGGAAGCTCGGACCATCAATCGCTCGCTGCTGGCGCTGGGAGGCGTGATGACTGCGCTGCGGGCCCGCCGGCCACACGTGCCCTTCCGCGATTCGCAGCTCACACGCTTGCTGCAGCCCGCACTCGGCCCCGGCGCCACGGCAGTGCTGTTGCTGCAG ATCTCCACGCGGCCCGAGGATCTCGGCGAGACCGTGTGCTCGCTCAAGTTCGCCGAGCGAGTGGGCCAAGTGGAGCTGGGGCCGGCTAGGCCCCGCAGGGCCCCGCGCTCTGGGACGCTCTCCTCCCTGAGCACCGACACACCGCTCACTGGGACGCCCTGCACGCCGACGCcatcccccggcagcccgccaaGCCCTGGCCTGGACAGCGGCTCCAGCTCGGCCCTCTCACCACCAGAGGAGCTGCCTTCGTAG
- the KIFC2 gene encoding kinesin-like protein KIFC2 isoform X6: protein MDSEPQGEAGRAPGDSGILRGAVPHSCWCVRRRTPSQDESPSLSPRGEAQGQQPPQLEENQRASQRLEQLILGQLEELKQQLELQEKELGQLRLGVGATDSEKRVQYLTLENKALKQSLSLTRDLLLHCGPGPLSRAPQEEAEALAELQGRLQEAQDTTEALRVQLGAQEMQLQGLRGALQQLQQETEQNCRRELQQMHGQLAGLRARMASLRQGCGDLRGLVSTFTQSCQGSLSEARGQVSWALGALSAGGAGTKFQEAKQGPLAGCPGRLLELKGNIRVLCRLRPGTPSSLVSLEPGPGGTVTTCYRGHQRRFRLDWVFPPHASQEEVFRELESAVLSCLGGYSVCIFTYGQTGTGKTYSMEGPPEDPGIAPRALQSLFREMGTGGQHHVTLSMVEIYNEAVRSGLSLAASAPPSFGSTLLELPTKPPPFHTQGPPSPRASPAPGREARPSRPGGNPGGWPHPLGSAQPGVVASDAEPGKGQPGHRRHRHEPAQLSFACPGHADSAHGVPTARSCHLRHVAPGGPGRIRACLEGGDSRHLVGRPGRRPTSAGSSDHQSLAAGAGRRDDCAAGPPATRALPRFAAHTLAAARTRPRRHGSAVAAGGAHPAGPREGGLHARRRPFGPAHQPAPSQISTRPEDLGETVCSLKFAERVGQVELGPARPRRAPRSGTLSSLSTDTPLTGTPCTPTPSPGSPPSPGLDSGSSSALSPPEELPS, encoded by the exons ATGGATTCGGAGCCCCAGGGGGAGGCAGGCCGTGCCCCAGGGGACTCAGGCATCCTCAGGGGTGCAGTCCCCCATTCCTGCTGGTGCGTCAGGCGTA GAACCCCATCCCAAGACGAAAGCCCTTCCCTTTCACCAAGGGGTGAAGCCCAGGGGCAGCAGCCTCCCCAGTTGGAGGAGAACCAGAGAGCTTCGCAGCGGCTGGAACAGCTCATCCTTGGACAG CTGGAAGAACTGAAGCAGCAGCTGGAACTGCAGGAGAAGGAGCTGGGCCAACTGCGCCTGGGAGTG GGGGCGACAGACTCGGAGAAAAGGGTTCAGTATCTAACTCTGGAGAACAAGGCCCTGAAACAGAGCCTGAGCCTTACTCGGGACCTCCTGCTGCACTGCGGCCCTGGCCCCCTCAGCAGGGCCCCACAG GAGGAGGCAGAAGCACTGGCGGAGCTCCAGGGCCGACTGCAGGAGGCCCAGGACACCACGGAAGCCCTCCGAGTCCAG CTGGGGGCACAGGAGATGCAGCTGCAGGGCCTTCGGGGGGCCCTCCAGCAGCTCCAGCAGGAGACTGAGCAGAACTGCAGAAGGGAGCTGCAGCAGATGCATGGGCAGCTAGCAG GACTTCGTGCACGCATGGCCAGCTTGCGTCAGGGCTGTGGGGACCTCCGAGGCCTGGTCAGCACCTTTACCCAGAGCTGTCAGGGTTCGCTGAGTGAAGCCCGGGGTCAG GTATCCTGGGCCCTGGGGGCACTGTcagctggaggggctgggacCAAGTTCCAGGAGGCAAAGCAGGGGCCCCTAGCTGGATGCCCAGGGCGGCTGTTGGAGCTCAAAG GAAACATCCGTGTGCTGTGTCGGCTGAGGCCAGGGACACCCTCCAGCCTGGTGAGCTTGGAGCCTGGCCCAGGTGGCACTGTCACCACCTGCTATCGAGGGCACCAGCGTCGCTTCCGCCTAGACTGGGTCTTCCCTCCACATGCCAGCCAGGAGGAG GTCTTCAGAGAACTGGAGTCAGCTGTGCTGTCCTGCCTTGGAGGCTACAGTGTCTGCATTTTCACCTATGGTCAGACGGGGACAGGGAAGACCTACAGCATGGAG GGTCCACCTGAGGACCCTGGCATAGCTCCTAGGGCACTGCAGTCACTGTTCCGGGAGATGGGGACAGGGGGACAGCACCACGTGACACTCAGCATGGTGGAGATCTACAACGAAGCTGTCAGGTCAGGGTTGTCCCTGGCTGCCTCTGCCCCGCCTTCTTTTGGTTCCACCCTCCTAGAACTCCCAACAAAGCCCCCCCCCTTTCACACCCAGGGACCTCCTagccccagggcctccccagCGCCTGGCCGTGAGGCAAGGCCCAGCAGGCCAGGGGGGAATCCAGGTGGCTGGCCTCACCCACTGGGAAGTGCCCAACCTGGAGTCGTTGCATCAG ATGCTGAGCCTGGGAAGGGGCAACCGGGCCACCGCCGCCACCGTCATGAACCAGCACAGCTCTCGTTCGCATGCCCTGGTCACGCTGACTCTGCGCACGGCGTCCCCACTGCGCGGTCCTGCCACCTCAG GCACGTTGCACCTGGTGGACCTGGCCGGATCCGAGCGTGCCTGGAAGGCGGGGACAGCCGGCACCTCGTGGGAAGACCGGGACGGCGCCCAACGTCTGCGGGAAGCTCGGACCATCAATCGCTCGCTGCTGGCGCTGGGAGGCGTGATGACTGCGCTGCGGGCCCGCCGGCCACACGTGCCCTTCCGCGATTCGCAGCTCACACGCTTGCTGCAGCCCGCACTCGGCCCCGGCGCCACGGCAGTGCTGTTGCTGCAGGTGGGGCCCACCCAGCAGGACCGCGGGAGGGTGGTTTGCATGCCAGGCGCCGCCCATTCGGGCCCGCCCACCAGCCCGCTCCCTCGCAGATCTCCACGCGGCCCGAGGATCTCGGCGAGACCGTGTGCTCGCTCAAGTTCGCCGAGCGAGTGGGCCAAGTGGAGCTGGGGCCGGCTAGGCCCCGCAGGGCCCCGCGCTCTGGGACGCTCTCCTCCCTGAGCACCGACACACCGCTCACTGGGACGCCCTGCACGCCGACGCcatcccccggcagcccgccaaGCCCTGGCCTGGACAGCGGCTCCAGCTCGGCCCTCTCACCACCAGAGGAGCTGCCTTCGTAG